In one Capra hircus breed San Clemente chromosome 22, ASM170441v1, whole genome shotgun sequence genomic region, the following are encoded:
- the ZMYND10 gene encoding zinc finger MYND domain-containing protein 10 isoform X1 → MKRSQTSAPRETVVPERVSIATPEPAAARGEPDPTFTLSLCGDMGDLELLLPGEADVLVRGLRSFQLRDMGSRGWNQQHENLEKLNMQAILDATASQGEPIQELLVTHGKIPTLVEELIAVEMWKQKVFPVLCKLEDFKPQNTFPIYMVLHHEASIINLLETVFFHKEVCESAEDTVLDLVDYCHRKLTLLVAQSGRGAPPEEESQYSSPMQELQKQAELMEFEIALKALSVLRYITDCVDSLSLSTLSRMLSTHNLPCLLVELLEHSPWSRREGGKLQQFESGRWHTVTPSEQQKLSKLDGQVWIALYNLLLSPEARARYCLTSFAKGQLLKLRAFLTDTLLDQLPNLSDLQGFLAHLALTEAQPPKKDLVLEQIPEIWERLERENKGKWQAIAKHQLRHVFSPSEQDLRLQARRWAETYRLDVLEAVAPERPRCAYCSAEASKRCSRCQNEWYCCRECQVKHWEKHGKACVLAAQGDRAK, encoded by the exons ATGAAAA GGTCCCAGACTTCAGCCCCGCGGGAGACCGTGGTCCCCGAGCGTGTCAGCATCGCCACCCCAGAGCCAGCTGCTGCCCGTGGAGAGCCAGACCCCACCTTCACGCTCTCACTCTGCGGAGACATGGGAgacctggagctgctgctgccgGGCGAGGCTGACGTGCTAGTACGGGGACTGCGCAGCTTCCAGCTGCGCGATATGGGCTCCAGAGG GTGGAACCAGCAGCATGAGAACCTGGAGAAACTGAACATGCAGGCCATCCTCGATGCCACGGCCAGCCAGGGCGAGCCCATCCAGGAGCTGCTGGTCACCCATGGGAAG ATCCCGACGCTGGTGGAAGAGCTGATTGCAGTGGAGATGTGGAAGCAGAAGgtcttccctgtgctgtgcaagcTGGAGGACTTCAAGCCCCAGAACACATTTCCCATATACATGGTG TTACACCACGAGGCCTCCATCATCAACCTCCTGGAGACAGTGTTCTTCCACAAG GAGGTGTGCGAGTCAGCAGAGGACACCGTCTTGGACCTGGTGGACTACTGCCACCGCAAACTGActctcctggtggcccagagTGGCCGTGGTGCCCCCCCTGAGGAGGAGTCCCAGTACAGCAGCCCCATGCAG GAGCTGCAGAAGCAGGCAGAGCTGATGGAATTTGAGATCGCACTGAAGGCCCTCTCAGTGCTTCGCTACATCACAGACTGTGTGGATAG CCTTTCCCTGAGCACCTTGAGCCGCATGCTCAGCACCCACAACCTGCCCTGTCTCCTGGTGGAATTACTGGAGCACAGTCCCTGGAGCCGGCGGGAAGGAG GCAAGCTGCAGCAATTTGAGAGTGGCCGTTGGCATACAGTGACCCCCTCAGAGCAGCAAAAACTGAGCAAGTTGGATGGGCAGGTGTGGATCGCCCTATACAACCTGCTGTTAAGCCCTGAGGCCCGGGCCCGCTACTGCCTCACAAGCTTTGCCAAAGGACAGCTACTCAAG CTTCGGGCCTTCCTCACAGACACACTGCTCGACCAGCTGCCCAACCTGTCAGACCTGCAGGGTTTCCTGGCTCACCTGGCCCTGACCGAAGCCCAGCCCCCTAAGAAGGACCTGGTGTTGGAACAG ATCCCAGAAATCTGGGAGCGGCTAGAGCGAGAGAACAAAGGCAAGTGGCAGGCTATTGCCAAGCATCAGCTGCGGCATGTATTTAGCCCCTCGGAACAGGACCTGAGGCTGCAGGCGCGAAG GTGGGCTGAGACCTACAGGCTGGATGTGCTCGAGGCAGTGGCTCCAGAGCGGCCCCGCTGTGCCTACTGCAGTGCAGAGGCCTCCAAGCGTTGCTCCCGGTGCCAGAATGAGTGGTATTGCTGCAG GGAGTGCCAAGTCAAGCACTGGGAGAAGCATGGAAAGGCTTGTGTCCTGGCAGCCCAGGGGGACAGAGCCAAGTGA
- the ZMYND10 gene encoding zinc finger MYND domain-containing protein 10 isoform X2 has translation MQAILDATASQGEPIQELLVTHGKIPTLVEELIAVEMWKQKVFPVLCKLEDFKPQNTFPIYMVLHHEASIINLLETVFFHKEVCESAEDTVLDLVDYCHRKLTLLVAQSGRGAPPEEESQYSSPMQELQKQAELMEFEIALKALSVLRYITDCVDSLSLSTLSRMLSTHNLPCLLVELLEHSPWSRREGGKLQQFESGRWHTVTPSEQQKLSKLDGQVWIALYNLLLSPEARARYCLTSFAKGQLLKLRAFLTDTLLDQLPNLSDLQGFLAHLALTEAQPPKKDLVLEQIPEIWERLERENKGKWQAIAKHQLRHVFSPSEQDLRLQARRWAETYRLDVLEAVAPERPRCAYCSAEASKRCSRCQNEWYCCRECQVKHWEKHGKACVLAAQGDRAK, from the exons ATGCAGGCCATCCTCGATGCCACGGCCAGCCAGGGCGAGCCCATCCAGGAGCTGCTGGTCACCCATGGGAAG ATCCCGACGCTGGTGGAAGAGCTGATTGCAGTGGAGATGTGGAAGCAGAAGgtcttccctgtgctgtgcaagcTGGAGGACTTCAAGCCCCAGAACACATTTCCCATATACATGGTG TTACACCACGAGGCCTCCATCATCAACCTCCTGGAGACAGTGTTCTTCCACAAG GAGGTGTGCGAGTCAGCAGAGGACACCGTCTTGGACCTGGTGGACTACTGCCACCGCAAACTGActctcctggtggcccagagTGGCCGTGGTGCCCCCCCTGAGGAGGAGTCCCAGTACAGCAGCCCCATGCAG GAGCTGCAGAAGCAGGCAGAGCTGATGGAATTTGAGATCGCACTGAAGGCCCTCTCAGTGCTTCGCTACATCACAGACTGTGTGGATAG CCTTTCCCTGAGCACCTTGAGCCGCATGCTCAGCACCCACAACCTGCCCTGTCTCCTGGTGGAATTACTGGAGCACAGTCCCTGGAGCCGGCGGGAAGGAG GCAAGCTGCAGCAATTTGAGAGTGGCCGTTGGCATACAGTGACCCCCTCAGAGCAGCAAAAACTGAGCAAGTTGGATGGGCAGGTGTGGATCGCCCTATACAACCTGCTGTTAAGCCCTGAGGCCCGGGCCCGCTACTGCCTCACAAGCTTTGCCAAAGGACAGCTACTCAAG CTTCGGGCCTTCCTCACAGACACACTGCTCGACCAGCTGCCCAACCTGTCAGACCTGCAGGGTTTCCTGGCTCACCTGGCCCTGACCGAAGCCCAGCCCCCTAAGAAGGACCTGGTGTTGGAACAG ATCCCAGAAATCTGGGAGCGGCTAGAGCGAGAGAACAAAGGCAAGTGGCAGGCTATTGCCAAGCATCAGCTGCGGCATGTATTTAGCCCCTCGGAACAGGACCTGAGGCTGCAGGCGCGAAG GTGGGCTGAGACCTACAGGCTGGATGTGCTCGAGGCAGTGGCTCCAGAGCGGCCCCGCTGTGCCTACTGCAGTGCAGAGGCCTCCAAGCGTTGCTCCCGGTGCCAGAATGAGTGGTATTGCTGCAG GGAGTGCCAAGTCAAGCACTGGGAGAAGCATGGAAAGGCTTGTGTCCTGGCAGCCCAGGGGGACAGAGCCAAGTGA
- the RASSF1 gene encoding ras association domain-containing protein 1 isoform X1, translating to MSAEPELIELRELAPERCAAPGRTRLERANALRIAPGTARNAARQQVPGRGHRFQPAGPATHTWCDLCGDFIWGVVRKGLQCAHCKFTCHYRCRALVSLDCCGPRDLGWEPALERDTNVDEPVEWETPDLSQAEIEQKIKEYNGQINSNLFMSLNKDGSYTGFIKVQLKLVRPVSVPSSKKPPSLQDARRGPGRGTAVKRRTSFYLPKDAVKHLHVLSRTRAREVIEALLRKFLVVDDPRKFALFERAERHGQVYLRKLSDDEQPLRLRLLAGPSEKALSFVLKENDSGEVNWDAFSMPELHNFLRILQREEEEHLRQILQKYSYCRQKIQEALHACPLG from the exons ATGTCCGCTGAGCCTGAGCTCATTGAATTGCGGGAACTGGCACCCGAACGGTGCGCCGCCCCGGGGCGCACTCGGCTCGAGCGTGCCAATGCATTGCGCATCGCGCCGGGCACAGCTCGCAACGCCGCAAGGCAGCAGGTCCCGGGCCGGGGCCACCGCTTCCAGCCGGCGGGGCCCGCTACGCACACGTGGTGTGACCTGTGTGGCGACTTCATCTGGGGCGTCGTGCGCAAGGGTCTGCAGTGCGCGC ATTGCAAGTTCACCTGCCACTACCGCTGCCGCGCGCTCGTCTCCCTAGACTGCTGCGGGCCCCGGGACCTGGGCTGGGAACCGGCGCTGGAGCGGGACACGAATGTG GACGAGCCCGTGGAGTGGGAGACACCTGACCTTTCTCAAGCTGAGATCGAGCAGAAGATCAAGGAGTACAATGGCCAGATCAACAGCAACTTGTTCATGAGCCTG AACAAGGATGGCTCCTACACAGGCTTCATCAAGGTTCAGCTGAAGCTGGTGCGCCCTGTCTCGGTTCCCTCCAGCAAGAAGCCACCCTCCCTGCAGGATGCCCGGCGAGGCCCAGGGCGGGGCACAGCTGTGAAACGCCGCACCTCCTTCTACCTGCCCAAGGATGCTGTCAAGCACCTGCACGTGTTGTCACGCACACGGGCACGTGAGGTCATCGAGGCCCTGTTGCGCAAATTCCTGGTGGTGGATGACCCTCGAAAGTTTGCACTCTTTGAGCGGGCTGAGCGCCATGGCCAAG TGTACCTCCGGAAGCTGTCCGATGATGAGCAGCCCCTACGCCTTCGGCTCCTTGCAGGGCCCAGTGAGAAGGCCCTAAGCTTTGTGCTGAAGGAGAATGACTCTGGGGAGGTGAAT TGGGACGCTTTTAGCATGCCTGAGCTACACAACTTTCTGCGTATCCTGCAGCGGGAGGAAGAGGAACACCTCCGCCAGATCCTGCAGAAGTACTCCTATTGTCGCCAGAAGATCCAAGAAGCCCTGCACGCCTGCCCCCTGGGGTGA
- the RASSF1 gene encoding ras association domain-containing protein 1 isoform X2: MGEADAGTPSFEMTWNSTTSSGYCSQEDSDSELEQYFTARTSLARRPRRDQDEPVEWETPDLSQAEIEQKIKEYNGQINSNLFMSLNKDGSYTGFIKVQLKLVRPVSVPSSKKPPSLQDARRGPGRGTAVKRRTSFYLPKDAVKHLHVLSRTRAREVIEALLRKFLVVDDPRKFALFERAERHGQVYLRKLSDDEQPLRLRLLAGPSEKALSFVLKENDSGEVNWDAFSMPELHNFLRILQREEEEHLRQILQKYSYCRQKIQEALHACPLG, encoded by the exons ATGGGTGAGGCGGACGCGGGAACGCCTTCCTTCGAGATGACTTGGAACAGCACGACAAGCAGTGGCTACTGCAGCCAGGAGGACTCGGACTCAGAGCTCGAGCAGTACTTCACTGCGCGTACCTCGCTGGCGCGCAGGCCGCGTCGGGACCAG GACGAGCCCGTGGAGTGGGAGACACCTGACCTTTCTCAAGCTGAGATCGAGCAGAAGATCAAGGAGTACAATGGCCAGATCAACAGCAACTTGTTCATGAGCCTG AACAAGGATGGCTCCTACACAGGCTTCATCAAGGTTCAGCTGAAGCTGGTGCGCCCTGTCTCGGTTCCCTCCAGCAAGAAGCCACCCTCCCTGCAGGATGCCCGGCGAGGCCCAGGGCGGGGCACAGCTGTGAAACGCCGCACCTCCTTCTACCTGCCCAAGGATGCTGTCAAGCACCTGCACGTGTTGTCACGCACACGGGCACGTGAGGTCATCGAGGCCCTGTTGCGCAAATTCCTGGTGGTGGATGACCCTCGAAAGTTTGCACTCTTTGAGCGGGCTGAGCGCCATGGCCAAG TGTACCTCCGGAAGCTGTCCGATGATGAGCAGCCCCTACGCCTTCGGCTCCTTGCAGGGCCCAGTGAGAAGGCCCTAAGCTTTGTGCTGAAGGAGAATGACTCTGGGGAGGTGAAT TGGGACGCTTTTAGCATGCCTGAGCTACACAACTTTCTGCGTATCCTGCAGCGGGAGGAAGAGGAACACCTCCGCCAGATCCTGCAGAAGTACTCCTATTGTCGCCAGAAGATCCAAGAAGCCCTGCACGCCTGCCCCCTGGGGTGA
- the TUSC2 gene encoding tumor suppressor candidate 2, which translates to MGASGSKARGLWPFTSAAGGGGPEAAVAEQALVRPRGRVVPPFVFTRRGSMFYDEDGDLAHEFYEETIVTKNGQKRAKLRRVHKNLIPQGTVKLDPPRIHVDFPVILYEV; encoded by the exons ATGGGCGCCAGCGGCTCCAAAGCTCGGGGCCTGTGGCCCTTCACCTCGGCGGCGGGGGGCGGCGGCCCAGAGGCGGCGGTCGCTGAGCAAGCTTTGGTGCGACCGCGAGGCCGAGTCGTGCCCCCCTTCGTATTCACGCGCCGCGG CTCCATGTTCTATGACGAGGATGGGGATCTGGCTCACGAATTCTATGAGGAGACAATCGTCACCAAGAACGGGCAGAAGCGGGCCAAGCTGAGGCGGGTGCATAAGAACCTGATTCCTCAG GGCACCGTGAAGCTGGATCCCCCCCGCATCCACGTGGATTTCCCTGTGATCCTCTATGAGGTGTGA
- the HYAL2 gene encoding hyaluronidase-2, producing MWTGLGPAVTLALVLVVAWATELKPTAPPIFTGRPFVVAWDVPTQDCGPRHKMPLDPKDMKAFDVQASPNEGFVNQNITIFYRDRLGMYPHFNSVGRSVHGGVPQNGSLWVHLEMLKGHVEHYIRTQEPAGLAVIDWEDWRPVWVRNWQDKDVYRRLSRQLVASHHPDWPPERVVKEAQYEFEFAARQFMLETLRFVKAFRPRHLWGFYLFPDCYNHDYVQNWETYTGRCPDVEVSRNDQLAWLWAESTALFPSVYLEETLASSTHGRNFVSFRVQEALRVADVHHANRALPVYVFTRPTYSRGLTGLSEMDLISTIGESAALGAAGVILWGDAGFTTSNETCRRLKDYLTRSLVPYVVNVSWAAQYCSWAQCHGHGRCVRRDPNAHTFLHLSASSFRLVPSHAPDEPRLRPEGELSWADRNHLQTHFRCQCYLGWGGEQCQWDRRRAAGGASGAWAGSHLTGLLAVAVLAFTWTS from the exons ATGTGGACAGGCCTGGGCCCCGCCGTCACACTGGCCCTGGTGTTGGTGGTGGCATGGGCCACAGAGCTGAAGCCCACAGCACCACCCATCTTCACGGGCCGGCCCTTTGTGGTTGCATGGGATGTGCCCACACAGGACTGTGGCCCACGCCACAAGATGCCATTGGACCCAAAAGACATGAAGGCCTTTGATGTGCAGGCCTCACCTAACGAGGGTTTTGTAAATCAGAACATCACCATCTTCTACCGTGACCGGCTGGGCATGTATCCACACTTCAATTCGGTGGGGAGGTCAGTGCATGGTGGTGTGCCACAGAATGGCAGCCTCTGGGTACACCTGGAGATGCTGAAGGGACACGTGGAACACTACATTCGTAcacaggagcctgcagggctggcAGTCATCGACTGGGAGGACTGGCGGCCAGTGTGGGTGCGCAACTGGCAGGACAAGGATGTGTACCGCCGATTATCACGCCAGTTGGTGGCCAGTCACCACCCCGAttggccaccagagcgcgtagtCAAGGAGGCGCAGTATGAGTTTGAGTTCGCTGCACGGCAGTTCATGCTGGAGACACTGCGATTTGTCAAGGCGTTTCGGCCTCGGCACCTATGGGGCTTCTACCTCTTCCCTGACTGTTACAACCATGATTATGTGCAAAACTGGGAGACCTATACAGGCCGCTGCCCTGATGTTGAGGTCTCCCGAAATGACCAGCTGGCCTGGCTCTGGGCCGAGAGCACAGCCCTCTTCCCCTCTGTCTACCTGGAAGAGACGCTGGCTTCCTCCACTCACGGCCGCAACTTTGTCAGCTTTCGTGTCCAGGAGGCTCTTCGTGTGGCTGACGTCCACCATGCCAACCGTGCACTCCCGGTCTACGTCTTCACGAGGCCCACCTACAGCCGTGGACTCACAGGGCTTAGCGAG ATGGATCTCATCTCCACCATTGGTGAGAGTGCTGCCCTGGGTGCAGCCGGCGTCATCCTCTGGGGTGACGCAGGGTTTACCACCAGCAAC GAGACCTGCCGACGCCTCAAGGATTATCTGACTCGGTCACTGGTACCCTATGTCGTCAATGTGTCCTGGGCTGCCCAGTACTGCAGCTGGGCCCAGTGCCATGGCCACGGGCGCTGTGTGCGCCGGGACCCCAACGCTCACACCTTCCTGCACCTCAGTGCCAGCAGCTTCCGTCTAGTGCCTAGCCACGCACCTGATGAGCCGCGGCTGCGACCAGAGGGGGAACTCAGTTGGGCCGACCGCAACCACCTACAGACGCACTTTCGCTGCCAGTGCTACTTAGGCTGGGGCGGTGAGCAGTGCCAGTGGGACCGCAGGCGGGCAGCTGGGGGTGCCAGTGGGGCCTGGGCTGGGTCCCACCTCACTGGCCTGCTGGCAGTGGCAGTCCTGGCCTTCACCTGGACTTCGTAA